One genomic region from Triplophysa dalaica isolate WHDGS20190420 chromosome 23, ASM1584641v1, whole genome shotgun sequence encodes:
- the slc12a7b gene encoding solute carrier family 12 member 7 isoform X6, with translation MALFEEEMDSNPMVSSLLNKLANYTNLTQGVREHEEADDDEGAKKKTVKSPQMGTFIGVYLPCLQNILGVILFLRMTWIVGTAGILESFIIVSMCCSCTMLTAISMSAIATNGVVPAGGSYYMISRSLGPEFGGAVGLCFYLGTTFAGAMYILGTIEILLTYIFPSAAIFKTEDKELQAEAMLNNMRVYGTCCLTLMSLVVFVGVKYVNKLALVFLACVVLSILAIYAGVIKTIFEPPVFPVCLLGNRTLQNHDFDKCLKTDIINNVTVTTKLWSLFCEGPELNASCNEYFTLNNVTEIPGIPGLTSGVISENMWSSYGPAAMLVEKPLEAETASDTSQDIYMPYVVNDITTFFTLLVGIYFPSVTGIMAGSNRSGDLRDAQRSIPIGTILAIVTTTIIYLSCVVLFGACIEGVVLRDKFGDSVKGNLVIGTLSWPSPWVIVIGSFFSCCGAGLQSLTGAPRLLQAIARDGIVPFLEVFGHGKANGEPTWALLLTALICESGILIASLDAVAPILSMFFLMCYLFVNLACALQTLLRTPNWRPRFKYYHWALSFLGMSLCLALMFISSWYYALVAMLIAGCIYKYIEYRGAEKEWGDGIRGVSLNAARYALIRLEEAPPHTKNWRPQLLVLLNLDSELSVKHPRLLSFTTQLKAGKGLTIVGSVLEGTYLTKETEAKRAEQNIKSAMTAEKTKGFCHVVASSNLRDGISHLIQSAGLGGMKHNSVLMAWPASWKQSNDPQSWKSFIETIRETTAAHQALLVAKNIDSFPHQERLTEGTIDVWWIVHDGGMLMLLPFLLRQHKVWKKCKMRIFTVAQMDDNSIQMKKDLQMFLYHLRLNAEVEVVEMHESDISAFTYEKTLVMEQRSQMLKQMQLSRTEREREIQSITDESRSSIRRKKQSDAHSSGVHNQSSQLDDASPDEAQLIHDRNTASHSALNDKADTTPERVQMTWTKEKYFTERNRNREAIASMAVRDLFNMKPEWESLKQSNVRCMHTAVKLNEVVVCKSQDAHLVLLNMPGPPKNQEGDENYMEFLEVMMEGLNRVLLVRGGGQEVITIYS, from the exons atggcacttTTTGAG GAGGAGATGGACAGCAATCCCATGGTGTCGTCGCTCCTCAACAAACTGGCCAACTACACAAACCTCACGCAGGGTGTCAGAGAACACGAGGAAGCTGATGACGACGAGGGTGCCAAGAAGAAAACTGTCAAG AGTCCACAGATGGGGACGTTTATCGGAGTTTACCTGCCCTGTCTGCAAAATATCCTGGGAGTGATTCTGTTCCTGCGAATGACGTGGATTGTGGGGACGGCAGGAATCCTGGAGTCCTTTATAATTGTGTCCATGTGCTGTTCGTGT aCAATGTTAACAGCCATATCAATGAGTGCCATTGCTACAAACGGTGTTGTTCCAG CTGGAGGTTCATACTACATGATCTCCAGATCTCTGGGTCCTGAGTTTGGAGGTGCGGTGGGTCTCTGTTTCTATTTGGGCACTACGTTTGCTGGGGCCATGTACATCCTCGGTACGATTGAGATTCTGCTG ACGTATATATTTCCCAGCGCTGCCATCTTTAAAACAGAAGATAAAGAGCTGCAGGCCGAGGCCATGCTGAATAACATGCGTGTTTATGGCACGTGTTGTCTGACGCTCATGTCTCTGGTGGTGTTTGTGGGGGTGAAATATGTTAATAAACTGGCTCTGGTGTTTCTCGCCTGCGTGGTGCTCTCCATCCTGGCCATCTACGCCGGTGTCATCAAAACCATCTTTGAGCCGCCCGTTTTCCC AGTCTGTTTGCTGGGCAACCGCACGCTTCAGAACCACGACTTTGACAAGTGCTTGAAAACAGACATAATAAACAACGTGACGGTGACCACAAAGCTCTGGTCGCTCTTCTGTGAAGGGCCGGAGCTCAACGCCAGCTGTAATGAATACTTCACTCTCAATAATGTCACAGAGATTCCGGGCATCCCTGGACTCACCAGCGGAGTTATTTCAG AGAACATGTGGAGCAGTTACGGCCCTGCTGCGATgctggtggagaaacccttagAGGCAGAGACGGCCAGTGACACATCACAGGACATCTACATGCCGTATGTGGTCAATGACATCACCACTTTCTTCACACTGCTCGTGGGAATCTACTTCCCCTCCGTCACAG GTATCATGGCAGGATCAAACCGGTCCGGAGACCTGAGAGACGCTCAGCGCTCCATCCCCATCGGAACCATCCTCGCTATAGTAACCACCACCATCATCT ATCTTTCCTGTGTGGTGTTGTTTGGCGCCTGCATCGAGGGTGTGGTGCTCCGAGACAA GTTTGGAGACTCAGTGAAAGGGAACCTGGTGATCGGCACTCTGTCTTGGCCTTCGCCGTGGGTGATCGTGATTGGTTCGTTCTTCTCCTGCTGTGGGGCGGGGCTTCAGAGTCTTACCGGCGCCCCCCGTCTGCTTCAGGCCATCGCTCGAGACGGCATAGTGCCTTTCCTGGAG GTGTTTGGCCACGGTAAAGCAAACGGAGAACCCACCTGGGCTCTTCTCCTGACGGCTCTCATCTGTGAGAGCGGGATTCTCATAGCCTCTCTAGATGCCGTCGCTCCCATCCTCTCAAT gTTTTTTCTGATGTGTTATCTGTTTGTGAACCTGGCGTGTGCTCTGCAGACGCTGTTGAGGACACCAAACTGGAGACCACGCTTCAAATACTATCACTG GGCTCTGTCGTTTCTGGGCATGAGTTTATGTCTGGCTCTGATGTTCATCTCGTCCTGGTACTACGCTCTGGTGGCCATGCTCATCGCTGGATGCATCTACAAATACATCGAGTACCGCGG GGCGGAGAAGGAATGGGGTGATGGGATCCGGGGTGTGTCTCTCAATGCCGCTCGCTATGCTCTCATACGACTGGAGGAGGCGCCGCCACACACCAAAAACTGGAG GCCTCAGCTGTTGGTTCTGCTGAATCTGGACTCTGAGCTCTCTGTGAAACATCCACGTCTTCTGTCCTTCACCACACAACTGAAGGCTGGTAAAGGTTTGACCATCGTGGGCTCAGTGCTGGAGGGAACTTACCTGACCAAAGAGACGGAGGCCAAAAGAGCAGAACAA AACATTAAATCTGCCATGACGGCCGAGAAGACCAAAGGTTTCTGTCACGTCGTGGCGTCGTCCAACCTGCGTGACGGCATCTCTCATCTCATCCAATCAGCCGGTCTCGGGGGGATGAAACACAACAGCGTTCTGATGGCTTGGCCTGCGTCCTGGAAACAGTCTAATGACCCGCAATCATGGAAGAGCTTCATAG AGACGATTCGAGAGACCACGGCTGCCCATCAGGCCCTGCTGGTGGCCAAAAACATAGACAGTTTTCCTCATCAAGAGCGTCTCACAGAGGGAACCATCGACGTCTGGTGGATCGTCCATGACGGGGGAATGTTAATGCTGCTTCCGTTCCTGCTGCGGCAACACAAG GTGTGGAAGAAATGTAAGATGCGCATCTTCACAGTGGCTCAGATGGACGACAACAGCATCCAGATGAAGAAAGACCTGCAGATGTTCCTCTATCACCTCCGGCTGAATGCTGAGGTGGAGGTGGTGGAGATG CACGAAAGTGACATCTCAGCATTCACATATGAGAAGACTCTGGTGATGGAGCAGCGCTCACAGATGCTCAAACAGATGCAGCTGTCGCGGacggagagagaacgagag ATTCAAAGCATCACCGATGAATCGCGTAGCTCCATTCGACGGAAGAAGCAAAGCGACGCTCACAGCTCGGGCGTTCATAACCAGAGCAGCCAGCTAGATGACGCTAGCCCAGATGAG GCCCAGCTCATACATGACAGAAACACAGCGTCTCACTCAGCGTTGAACGACAAGGCTGACACGACGCCTGAACGTGTCCAAATGACCTGGACCAAAGAGAAGTACTTCACCGAACGCAACCGAAACCGAGAGGCCATTGCAAGCATGGCAGTCCGGGACCTTTTCAACATGAAGCC TGAGTGGGAGAGTCT AAAGCAGTCTAACGTGCGTTGCATGCACACCGCTGTGAAACTGAATGAAGTGGTGGTGTGTAAGTCACAGGACGCTCACCTGGTGCTCCTCAACATGCCCGGACCTCCGAAAAACCAAGAAGGAGATGAGAACT ACATGGAGTTCCTGGAGGTGATGATGGAGGGTCTCAACCGGGTCCTGTTGGTGCGTGGAGGTGGCCAAGAGGTCATCACCATATATTCATAA
- the slc12a7b gene encoding solute carrier family 12 member 7 isoform X1 — MTDMSERFMVVPVDRGDARAGEKRVDGDSVFLDTCAGKDERRGSVSILEYSREPNRFGAGNPRESSPFINNTDDEKGNLYDGKNMALFEEEMDSNPMVSSLLNKLANYTNLTQGVREHEEADDDEGAKKKTVKSPQMGTFIGVYLPCLQNILGVILFLRMTWIVGTAGILESFIIVSMCCSCTMLTAISMSAIATNGVVPAGGSYYMISRSLGPEFGGAVGLCFYLGTTFAGAMYILGTIEILLTYIFPSAAIFKTEDKELQAEAMLNNMRVYGTCCLTLMSLVVFVGVKYVNKLALVFLACVVLSILAIYAGVIKTIFEPPVFPVCLLGNRTLQNHDFDKCLKTDIINNVTVTTKLWSLFCEGPELNASCNEYFTLNNVTEIPGIPGLTSGVISENMWSSYGPAAMLVEKPLEAETASDTSQDIYMPYVVNDITTFFTLLVGIYFPSVTGIMAGSNRSGDLRDAQRSIPIGTILAIVTTTIIYLSCVVLFGACIEGVVLRDKFGDSVKGNLVIGTLSWPSPWVIVIGSFFSCCGAGLQSLTGAPRLLQAIARDGIVPFLEVFGHGKANGEPTWALLLTALICESGILIASLDAVAPILSMFFLMCYLFVNLACALQTLLRTPNWRPRFKYYHWALSFLGMSLCLALMFISSWYYALVAMLIAGCIYKYIEYRGAEKEWGDGIRGVSLNAARYALIRLEEAPPHTKNWRPQLLVLLNLDSELSVKHPRLLSFTTQLKAGKGLTIVGSVLEGTYLTKETEAKRAEQNIKSAMTAEKTKGFCHVVASSNLRDGISHLIQSAGLGGMKHNSVLMAWPASWKQSNDPQSWKSFIETIRETTAAHQALLVAKNIDSFPHQERLTEGTIDVWWIVHDGGMLMLLPFLLRQHKVWKKCKMRIFTVAQMDDNSIQMKKDLQMFLYHLRLNAEVEVVEMHESDISAFTYEKTLVMEQRSQMLKQMQLSRTEREREIQSITDESRSSIRRKKQSDAHSSGVHNQSSQLDDASPDEAQLIHDRNTASHSALNDKADTTPERVQMTWTKEKYFTERNRNREAIASMAVRDLFNMKPEWESLKQSNVRCMHTAVKLNEVVVCKSQDAHLVLLNMPGPPKNQEGDENYMEFLEVMMEGLNRVLLVRGGGQEVITIYS; from the exons GTGCTGGAAACCCGAGGGAAAGCAGTCCCTTCATCAATAACACTGATGATGAGAAAGGAAACCTCTATgatgggaaaaacatggcacttTTTGAG GAGGAGATGGACAGCAATCCCATGGTGTCGTCGCTCCTCAACAAACTGGCCAACTACACAAACCTCACGCAGGGTGTCAGAGAACACGAGGAAGCTGATGACGACGAGGGTGCCAAGAAGAAAACTGTCAAG AGTCCACAGATGGGGACGTTTATCGGAGTTTACCTGCCCTGTCTGCAAAATATCCTGGGAGTGATTCTGTTCCTGCGAATGACGTGGATTGTGGGGACGGCAGGAATCCTGGAGTCCTTTATAATTGTGTCCATGTGCTGTTCGTGT aCAATGTTAACAGCCATATCAATGAGTGCCATTGCTACAAACGGTGTTGTTCCAG CTGGAGGTTCATACTACATGATCTCCAGATCTCTGGGTCCTGAGTTTGGAGGTGCGGTGGGTCTCTGTTTCTATTTGGGCACTACGTTTGCTGGGGCCATGTACATCCTCGGTACGATTGAGATTCTGCTG ACGTATATATTTCCCAGCGCTGCCATCTTTAAAACAGAAGATAAAGAGCTGCAGGCCGAGGCCATGCTGAATAACATGCGTGTTTATGGCACGTGTTGTCTGACGCTCATGTCTCTGGTGGTGTTTGTGGGGGTGAAATATGTTAATAAACTGGCTCTGGTGTTTCTCGCCTGCGTGGTGCTCTCCATCCTGGCCATCTACGCCGGTGTCATCAAAACCATCTTTGAGCCGCCCGTTTTCCC AGTCTGTTTGCTGGGCAACCGCACGCTTCAGAACCACGACTTTGACAAGTGCTTGAAAACAGACATAATAAACAACGTGACGGTGACCACAAAGCTCTGGTCGCTCTTCTGTGAAGGGCCGGAGCTCAACGCCAGCTGTAATGAATACTTCACTCTCAATAATGTCACAGAGATTCCGGGCATCCCTGGACTCACCAGCGGAGTTATTTCAG AGAACATGTGGAGCAGTTACGGCCCTGCTGCGATgctggtggagaaacccttagAGGCAGAGACGGCCAGTGACACATCACAGGACATCTACATGCCGTATGTGGTCAATGACATCACCACTTTCTTCACACTGCTCGTGGGAATCTACTTCCCCTCCGTCACAG GTATCATGGCAGGATCAAACCGGTCCGGAGACCTGAGAGACGCTCAGCGCTCCATCCCCATCGGAACCATCCTCGCTATAGTAACCACCACCATCATCT ATCTTTCCTGTGTGGTGTTGTTTGGCGCCTGCATCGAGGGTGTGGTGCTCCGAGACAA GTTTGGAGACTCAGTGAAAGGGAACCTGGTGATCGGCACTCTGTCTTGGCCTTCGCCGTGGGTGATCGTGATTGGTTCGTTCTTCTCCTGCTGTGGGGCGGGGCTTCAGAGTCTTACCGGCGCCCCCCGTCTGCTTCAGGCCATCGCTCGAGACGGCATAGTGCCTTTCCTGGAG GTGTTTGGCCACGGTAAAGCAAACGGAGAACCCACCTGGGCTCTTCTCCTGACGGCTCTCATCTGTGAGAGCGGGATTCTCATAGCCTCTCTAGATGCCGTCGCTCCCATCCTCTCAAT gTTTTTTCTGATGTGTTATCTGTTTGTGAACCTGGCGTGTGCTCTGCAGACGCTGTTGAGGACACCAAACTGGAGACCACGCTTCAAATACTATCACTG GGCTCTGTCGTTTCTGGGCATGAGTTTATGTCTGGCTCTGATGTTCATCTCGTCCTGGTACTACGCTCTGGTGGCCATGCTCATCGCTGGATGCATCTACAAATACATCGAGTACCGCGG GGCGGAGAAGGAATGGGGTGATGGGATCCGGGGTGTGTCTCTCAATGCCGCTCGCTATGCTCTCATACGACTGGAGGAGGCGCCGCCACACACCAAAAACTGGAG GCCTCAGCTGTTGGTTCTGCTGAATCTGGACTCTGAGCTCTCTGTGAAACATCCACGTCTTCTGTCCTTCACCACACAACTGAAGGCTGGTAAAGGTTTGACCATCGTGGGCTCAGTGCTGGAGGGAACTTACCTGACCAAAGAGACGGAGGCCAAAAGAGCAGAACAA AACATTAAATCTGCCATGACGGCCGAGAAGACCAAAGGTTTCTGTCACGTCGTGGCGTCGTCCAACCTGCGTGACGGCATCTCTCATCTCATCCAATCAGCCGGTCTCGGGGGGATGAAACACAACAGCGTTCTGATGGCTTGGCCTGCGTCCTGGAAACAGTCTAATGACCCGCAATCATGGAAGAGCTTCATAG AGACGATTCGAGAGACCACGGCTGCCCATCAGGCCCTGCTGGTGGCCAAAAACATAGACAGTTTTCCTCATCAAGAGCGTCTCACAGAGGGAACCATCGACGTCTGGTGGATCGTCCATGACGGGGGAATGTTAATGCTGCTTCCGTTCCTGCTGCGGCAACACAAG GTGTGGAAGAAATGTAAGATGCGCATCTTCACAGTGGCTCAGATGGACGACAACAGCATCCAGATGAAGAAAGACCTGCAGATGTTCCTCTATCACCTCCGGCTGAATGCTGAGGTGGAGGTGGTGGAGATG CACGAAAGTGACATCTCAGCATTCACATATGAGAAGACTCTGGTGATGGAGCAGCGCTCACAGATGCTCAAACAGATGCAGCTGTCGCGGacggagagagaacgagag ATTCAAAGCATCACCGATGAATCGCGTAGCTCCATTCGACGGAAGAAGCAAAGCGACGCTCACAGCTCGGGCGTTCATAACCAGAGCAGCCAGCTAGATGACGCTAGCCCAGATGAG GCCCAGCTCATACATGACAGAAACACAGCGTCTCACTCAGCGTTGAACGACAAGGCTGACACGACGCCTGAACGTGTCCAAATGACCTGGACCAAAGAGAAGTACTTCACCGAACGCAACCGAAACCGAGAGGCCATTGCAAGCATGGCAGTCCGGGACCTTTTCAACATGAAGCC TGAGTGGGAGAGTCT AAAGCAGTCTAACGTGCGTTGCATGCACACCGCTGTGAAACTGAATGAAGTGGTGGTGTGTAAGTCACAGGACGCTCACCTGGTGCTCCTCAACATGCCCGGACCTCCGAAAAACCAAGAAGGAGATGAGAACT ACATGGAGTTCCTGGAGGTGATGATGGAGGGTCTCAACCGGGTCCTGTTGGTGCGTGGAGGTGGCCAAGAGGTCATCACCATATATTCATAA
- the slc12a7b gene encoding solute carrier family 12 member 7 isoform X4, producing MTDMSERFMVVPVDRGDARAGEKRVDGDSVFLDTCAGKDERRGSVSILEYSREPNRFGAGNPRESSPFINNTDDEKGNLYDGKNMALFEEEMDSNPMVSSLLNKLANYTNLTQGVREHEEADDDEGAKKKTVKSPQMGTFIGVYLPCLQNILGVILFLRMTWIVGTAGILESFIIVSMCCSCTMLTAISMSAIATNGVVPAGGSYYMISRSLGPEFGGAVGLCFYLGTTFAGAMYILGTIEILLTYIFPSAAIFKTEDKELQAEAMLNNMRVYGTCCLTLMSLVVFVGVKYVNKLALVFLACVVLSILAIYAGVIKTIFEPPVFPVCLLGNRTLQNHDFDKCLKTDIINNVTVTTKLWSLFCEGPELNASCNEYFTLNNVTEIPGIPGLTSGVISENMWSSYGPAAMLVEKPLEAETASDTSQDIYMPYVVNDITTFFTLLVGIYFPSVTGIMAGSNRSGDLRDAQRSIPIGTILAIVTTTIIYLSCVVLFGACIEGVVLRDKFGDSVKGNLVIGTLSWPSPWVIVIGSFFSCCGAGLQSLTGAPRLLQAIARDGIVPFLEVFGHGKANGEPTWALLLTALICESGILIASLDAVAPILSMFFLMCYLFVNLACALQTLLRTPNWRPRFKYYHWALSFLGMSLCLALMFISSWYYALVAMLIAGCIYKYIEYRGAEKEWGDGIRGVSLNAARYALIRLEEAPPHTKNWRPQLLVLLNLDSELSVKHPRLLSFTTQLKAGKGLTIVGSVLEGTYLTKETEAKRAEQNIKSAMTAEKTKGFCHVVASSNLRDGISHLIQSAGLGGMKHNSVLMAWPASWKQSNDPQSWKSFIETIRETTAAHQALLVAKNIDSFPHQERLTEGTIDVWWIVHDGGMLMLLPFLLRQHKVWKKCKMRIFTVAQMDDNSIQMKKDLQMFLYHLRLNAEVEVVEMHESDISAFTYEKTLVMEQRSQMLKQMQLSRTEREREAQLIHDRNTASHSALNDKADTTPERVQMTWTKEKYFTERNRNREAIASMAVRDLFNMKPEWESLKQSNVRCMHTAVKLNEVVVCKSQDAHLVLLNMPGPPKNQEGDENYMEFLEVMMEGLNRVLLVRGGGQEVITIYS from the exons GTGCTGGAAACCCGAGGGAAAGCAGTCCCTTCATCAATAACACTGATGATGAGAAAGGAAACCTCTATgatgggaaaaacatggcacttTTTGAG GAGGAGATGGACAGCAATCCCATGGTGTCGTCGCTCCTCAACAAACTGGCCAACTACACAAACCTCACGCAGGGTGTCAGAGAACACGAGGAAGCTGATGACGACGAGGGTGCCAAGAAGAAAACTGTCAAG AGTCCACAGATGGGGACGTTTATCGGAGTTTACCTGCCCTGTCTGCAAAATATCCTGGGAGTGATTCTGTTCCTGCGAATGACGTGGATTGTGGGGACGGCAGGAATCCTGGAGTCCTTTATAATTGTGTCCATGTGCTGTTCGTGT aCAATGTTAACAGCCATATCAATGAGTGCCATTGCTACAAACGGTGTTGTTCCAG CTGGAGGTTCATACTACATGATCTCCAGATCTCTGGGTCCTGAGTTTGGAGGTGCGGTGGGTCTCTGTTTCTATTTGGGCACTACGTTTGCTGGGGCCATGTACATCCTCGGTACGATTGAGATTCTGCTG ACGTATATATTTCCCAGCGCTGCCATCTTTAAAACAGAAGATAAAGAGCTGCAGGCCGAGGCCATGCTGAATAACATGCGTGTTTATGGCACGTGTTGTCTGACGCTCATGTCTCTGGTGGTGTTTGTGGGGGTGAAATATGTTAATAAACTGGCTCTGGTGTTTCTCGCCTGCGTGGTGCTCTCCATCCTGGCCATCTACGCCGGTGTCATCAAAACCATCTTTGAGCCGCCCGTTTTCCC AGTCTGTTTGCTGGGCAACCGCACGCTTCAGAACCACGACTTTGACAAGTGCTTGAAAACAGACATAATAAACAACGTGACGGTGACCACAAAGCTCTGGTCGCTCTTCTGTGAAGGGCCGGAGCTCAACGCCAGCTGTAATGAATACTTCACTCTCAATAATGTCACAGAGATTCCGGGCATCCCTGGACTCACCAGCGGAGTTATTTCAG AGAACATGTGGAGCAGTTACGGCCCTGCTGCGATgctggtggagaaacccttagAGGCAGAGACGGCCAGTGACACATCACAGGACATCTACATGCCGTATGTGGTCAATGACATCACCACTTTCTTCACACTGCTCGTGGGAATCTACTTCCCCTCCGTCACAG GTATCATGGCAGGATCAAACCGGTCCGGAGACCTGAGAGACGCTCAGCGCTCCATCCCCATCGGAACCATCCTCGCTATAGTAACCACCACCATCATCT ATCTTTCCTGTGTGGTGTTGTTTGGCGCCTGCATCGAGGGTGTGGTGCTCCGAGACAA GTTTGGAGACTCAGTGAAAGGGAACCTGGTGATCGGCACTCTGTCTTGGCCTTCGCCGTGGGTGATCGTGATTGGTTCGTTCTTCTCCTGCTGTGGGGCGGGGCTTCAGAGTCTTACCGGCGCCCCCCGTCTGCTTCAGGCCATCGCTCGAGACGGCATAGTGCCTTTCCTGGAG GTGTTTGGCCACGGTAAAGCAAACGGAGAACCCACCTGGGCTCTTCTCCTGACGGCTCTCATCTGTGAGAGCGGGATTCTCATAGCCTCTCTAGATGCCGTCGCTCCCATCCTCTCAAT gTTTTTTCTGATGTGTTATCTGTTTGTGAACCTGGCGTGTGCTCTGCAGACGCTGTTGAGGACACCAAACTGGAGACCACGCTTCAAATACTATCACTG GGCTCTGTCGTTTCTGGGCATGAGTTTATGTCTGGCTCTGATGTTCATCTCGTCCTGGTACTACGCTCTGGTGGCCATGCTCATCGCTGGATGCATCTACAAATACATCGAGTACCGCGG GGCGGAGAAGGAATGGGGTGATGGGATCCGGGGTGTGTCTCTCAATGCCGCTCGCTATGCTCTCATACGACTGGAGGAGGCGCCGCCACACACCAAAAACTGGAG GCCTCAGCTGTTGGTTCTGCTGAATCTGGACTCTGAGCTCTCTGTGAAACATCCACGTCTTCTGTCCTTCACCACACAACTGAAGGCTGGTAAAGGTTTGACCATCGTGGGCTCAGTGCTGGAGGGAACTTACCTGACCAAAGAGACGGAGGCCAAAAGAGCAGAACAA AACATTAAATCTGCCATGACGGCCGAGAAGACCAAAGGTTTCTGTCACGTCGTGGCGTCGTCCAACCTGCGTGACGGCATCTCTCATCTCATCCAATCAGCCGGTCTCGGGGGGATGAAACACAACAGCGTTCTGATGGCTTGGCCTGCGTCCTGGAAACAGTCTAATGACCCGCAATCATGGAAGAGCTTCATAG AGACGATTCGAGAGACCACGGCTGCCCATCAGGCCCTGCTGGTGGCCAAAAACATAGACAGTTTTCCTCATCAAGAGCGTCTCACAGAGGGAACCATCGACGTCTGGTGGATCGTCCATGACGGGGGAATGTTAATGCTGCTTCCGTTCCTGCTGCGGCAACACAAG GTGTGGAAGAAATGTAAGATGCGCATCTTCACAGTGGCTCAGATGGACGACAACAGCATCCAGATGAAGAAAGACCTGCAGATGTTCCTCTATCACCTCCGGCTGAATGCTGAGGTGGAGGTGGTGGAGATG CACGAAAGTGACATCTCAGCATTCACATATGAGAAGACTCTGGTGATGGAGCAGCGCTCACAGATGCTCAAACAGATGCAGCTGTCGCGGacggagagagaacgagag GCCCAGCTCATACATGACAGAAACACAGCGTCTCACTCAGCGTTGAACGACAAGGCTGACACGACGCCTGAACGTGTCCAAATGACCTGGACCAAAGAGAAGTACTTCACCGAACGCAACCGAAACCGAGAGGCCATTGCAAGCATGGCAGTCCGGGACCTTTTCAACATGAAGCC TGAGTGGGAGAGTCT AAAGCAGTCTAACGTGCGTTGCATGCACACCGCTGTGAAACTGAATGAAGTGGTGGTGTGTAAGTCACAGGACGCTCACCTGGTGCTCCTCAACATGCCCGGACCTCCGAAAAACCAAGAAGGAGATGAGAACT ACATGGAGTTCCTGGAGGTGATGATGGAGGGTCTCAACCGGGTCCTGTTGGTGCGTGGAGGTGGCCAAGAGGTCATCACCATATATTCATAA